A region from the Lysobacter sp. BMK333-48F3 genome encodes:
- a CDS encoding SGNH/GDSL hydrolase family protein, which translates to MRRCLLVCFVLALSACVGAPTRSAEAAAATPSAPAALAAEGAAPRDPDKWEADIRAFEAEDARVRRRPGGVVFVGSSSIRYWTSLDQDFPGVASINRGFGGSRVYDSLRYAERIVLPYRPRAVVFYAGDNDLSEGRSPQQVRDDFAAFAQRVRQAEPQARIGFVSIKPSPSRAALLPQVRAANALVRDYAERADGVDYLDVYTPMLDGEGAPRETLFLQDRLHMNGDGYAIWKHVVGAWLGAL; encoded by the coding sequence ATGCGCCGCTGCCTGCTCGTCTGTTTCGTCCTTGCGCTGAGCGCCTGCGTCGGCGCGCCGACGCGTTCCGCCGAGGCCGCGGCCGCAACGCCATCCGCGCCGGCGGCGCTCGCCGCCGAAGGCGCCGCGCCGCGCGATCCGGATAAATGGGAAGCCGACATCCGCGCTTTCGAAGCCGAGGATGCGCGGGTCCGGCGCCGGCCGGGCGGGGTGGTGTTCGTCGGCAGTTCGTCGATCCGCTACTGGACCAGCCTGGACCAGGATTTCCCCGGCGTCGCCAGCATCAACCGCGGCTTCGGCGGCTCGCGCGTCTACGATTCGTTGCGCTATGCCGAGCGCATCGTGCTGCCGTACCGGCCGCGCGCGGTGGTGTTCTACGCCGGCGACAACGATCTGTCGGAAGGCCGCTCGCCGCAGCAGGTGCGCGACGACTTCGCCGCCTTCGCCCAGCGCGTACGCCAGGCCGAGCCGCAGGCGCGGATCGGTTTCGTCTCGATCAAGCCCAGCCCCTCGCGCGCGGCCTTGCTGCCGCAGGTGCGTGCGGCCAACGCGTTAGTCCGCGATTACGCCGAGCGCGCGGACGGCGTCGATTACCTGGACGTGTACACGCCGATGCTCGACGGCGAAGGCGCGCCGCGCGAGACCCTGTTCCTGCAGGACCGGCTGCACATGAACGGCGACGGCTACGCGATCTGGAAGCACGTGGTCGGGGCCTGGCTGGGTGCGCTTTAA
- a CDS encoding PspC domain-containing protein, with protein sequence MSSSARPLCRSRHDRMIAGVAGGIARRLRWNPVLVRAAFVVLALASFGLPMVLLYLILWLVMPEEGC encoded by the coding sequence ATGAGCAGTTCCGCGCGACCGCTGTGCCGCTCGCGGCACGACCGCATGATCGCCGGCGTCGCCGGCGGCATCGCCCGGCGCCTGCGCTGGAATCCGGTGCTGGTGCGGGCCGCGTTCGTGGTGCTCGCGCTGGCCAGCTTTGGTCTGCCGATGGTGCTGCTGTATCTGATCCTGTGGCTGGTCATGCCCGAAGAGGGGTGCTGA
- a CDS encoding cysteine dioxygenase family protein: MNATDALPDLDFPGHDKLVAAIDAAVAAGDEHAVTAALRNTLCKMIRDRDVHLPECVFDPIDDHYARREIYRSRELGYSVVAMTWGPGQGTPMHDHSGLWCVEGVWDGELEITQYELLERNGENFRFRAAGGMHAGPGSAGSLIPPHEYHTIRNASNDSVAVSLHIYKAPMECCSMFVPREGEWFRRVDRALATDEAA, translated from the coding sequence ATGAACGCCACCGACGCCCTGCCCGACCTCGACTTCCCCGGCCACGACAAGCTGGTCGCCGCGATCGACGCCGCCGTCGCCGCCGGCGACGAGCACGCAGTCACCGCCGCCTTGCGCAACACCTTGTGCAAGATGATCCGCGACCGCGACGTGCACCTGCCCGAATGCGTGTTCGACCCGATCGACGACCACTACGCGCGGCGCGAGATCTACCGGAGCCGCGAGCTGGGCTACAGCGTGGTCGCGATGACCTGGGGCCCCGGCCAGGGCACGCCGATGCACGACCACAGCGGCCTGTGGTGCGTGGAAGGCGTCTGGGACGGCGAGCTGGAAATCACTCAGTACGAACTGCTCGAGCGCAACGGCGAGAACTTCCGTTTCCGCGCCGCCGGCGGCATGCACGCCGGCCCCGGCAGCGCCGGCAGCCTGATCCCGCCGCACGAGTACCACACCATCCGCAACGCCAGCAACGACTCGGTCGCCGTGTCGCTGCACATCTACAAGGCACCGATGGAGTGCTGTTCGATGTTCGTGCCGCGCGAGGGCGAATGGTTCCGTCGCGTCGATCGCGCCCTGGCCACCGACGAAGCGGCCTGA
- a CDS encoding DUF2214 family protein — protein sequence MAARLSHEGPAMLNDLLLAAAHHLLVFALVAMLVAESMLLRGPIDASTLQRLAKLDGGYGGCAGLLLAIGLGRLWFGVKGLDFYLHNPWFHAKLGAFVLVGLLSILPTVRFLRWRKALAADPAFLPDAADVARMRAIVRFELVLLGAVFVLAAAMARYGGF from the coding sequence ATGGCGGCCCGCCTCAGCCACGAAGGCCCCGCCATGCTCAACGACCTGCTGCTCGCCGCCGCCCATCACCTGCTGGTGTTCGCCCTGGTCGCGATGCTGGTCGCCGAATCGATGCTGTTGCGCGGCCCGATCGACGCATCCACCCTGCAGCGCCTGGCCAAGCTCGACGGCGGCTACGGCGGCTGCGCCGGACTGTTGCTGGCGATCGGCCTGGGCCGGTTGTGGTTCGGGGTCAAAGGCCTCGACTTCTACCTGCACAACCCCTGGTTCCACGCCAAGCTCGGCGCCTTCGTCCTGGTCGGCCTGCTCTCGATCCTGCCGACCGTGCGCTTCCTGCGCTGGCGCAAGGCCCTGGCCGCCGACCCGGCCTTCCTGCCCGACGCCGCCGACGTGGCCCGGATGCGCGCCATCGTGCGCTTCGAACTGGTCCTGCTCGGCGCGGTGTTCGTGCTCGCCGCGGCGATGGCGCGCTACGGCGGCTTCTGA
- a CDS encoding DUF805 domain-containing protein has protein sequence MHVNSARLRELRIARQWSQEQLAQLSGLNLRTIQRLESGAKISTESLRALAAVFEVPAESLLVGDPTPSQPALRAMREGVLRGLEFTGLTARADFWWFALAVAMLLAFAQLLAEAVGPLPMQIASLVVLLPWIAACTRRLRDAGFNPWWQLISLAPVGGILVLLYLLTYPSKTESPVEGTAG, from the coding sequence ATGCACGTCAACAGCGCCCGCCTTCGAGAGCTGCGCATCGCCCGCCAATGGTCGCAGGAGCAATTGGCTCAGCTGAGCGGCTTGAACCTGCGCACCATCCAGCGCCTCGAATCGGGCGCGAAGATCTCGACGGAGTCCTTGCGCGCGCTGGCCGCCGTCTTCGAGGTGCCGGCCGAAAGCCTGCTGGTGGGCGACCCGACGCCCAGCCAGCCGGCCCTCAGGGCGATGCGCGAGGGCGTGCTGCGCGGCCTGGAATTCACCGGCCTCACCGCGCGCGCGGATTTCTGGTGGTTCGCGCTCGCCGTGGCCATGCTGCTGGCCTTCGCCCAACTGCTCGCCGAGGCCGTGGGCCCGCTGCCGATGCAAATCGCCTCGTTGGTCGTGCTGTTGCCGTGGATCGCGGCATGCACCCGGCGCCTGCGCGACGCCGGCTTCAACCCTTGGTGGCAGTTGATCAGCTTGGCGCCGGTCGGCGGCATCCTGGTGCTGCTGTATCTGCTCACCTACCCGAGCAAGACAGAGTCGCCGGTCGAGGGGACGGCGGGCTGA
- a CDS encoding homoserine O-acetyltransferase: MTEFIPPGTRHIDLPSPFAMKRGGALHGARIAYETWGELNAERDNAILIVTGLSPDAHAAANAANPEPGWWEAMLGPGKPIDSAHWFVICVNSLGSCKGSTGPASIEAATGDTYRLRFPELSVEDGADAAAHVVRALGVERLACVIGNSMGGMTALALLIRHPGLARAHINISGAARALPFSIAIRSLQREAIRLDPQWNQGRYDDAHYPESGMRMARKLGVITYRSALEWDGRFGRVRLDSDRVEEEPFGLEFEVESYLEGHARRFVRRFDPNCYLYLSRSMDWFDLGDYCDSDGLDNDERVRRGLAAIRIEKALAIGVHTDILFPLQQQQEIADGLRAGGADARFLPLESPQGHDAFLVDIGRFGPAVGGFLAELRTGVESPA; encoded by the coding sequence ATGACCGAATTCATTCCCCCCGGCACCCGTCATATCGACCTGCCCTCGCCGTTCGCGATGAAGCGCGGCGGCGCCCTGCACGGCGCGCGCATCGCTTATGAGACCTGGGGCGAACTCAATGCCGAGCGCGACAACGCGATCCTGATCGTGACCGGCCTGTCGCCCGACGCCCACGCCGCAGCCAACGCCGCCAACCCGGAACCGGGCTGGTGGGAAGCGATGCTCGGCCCGGGCAAGCCGATCGACAGCGCGCACTGGTTCGTGATCTGCGTGAACTCGCTCGGCAGCTGCAAGGGTTCGACCGGCCCGGCCTCGATCGAAGCCGCCACCGGCGACACCTACCGCCTGCGTTTTCCCGAGTTGTCGGTGGAGGACGGCGCCGACGCCGCCGCGCACGTGGTGCGCGCGCTCGGCGTCGAGCGGCTGGCCTGCGTGATCGGCAACTCGATGGGCGGGATGACCGCGCTGGCCCTGCTGATCCGCCATCCCGGCCTGGCCCGCGCCCACATCAACATCTCCGGCGCCGCGCGCGCGTTGCCGTTCTCGATCGCGATCCGGTCGCTGCAGCGCGAAGCGATCCGGCTGGATCCGCAATGGAACCAGGGCCGCTACGACGACGCCCACTACCCCGAGTCCGGCATGCGCATGGCGCGCAAGCTCGGCGTCATCACCTACCGTTCGGCGCTGGAGTGGGACGGCCGCTTCGGCCGGGTGCGGCTGGATTCCGACCGGGTAGAGGAAGAGCCCTTCGGCCTGGAATTCGAGGTCGAGAGCTACCTGGAAGGCCATGCGCGCCGCTTCGTGCGCCGCTTCGACCCCAATTGCTACCTCTACCTAAGCCGCTCGATGGACTGGTTCGACCTGGGCGACTACTGCGACAGCGACGGCCTCGACAACGATGAACGGGTGCGCCGCGGCCTGGCCGCGATCCGGATCGAAAAGGCCCTGGCGATCGGCGTTCACACCGACATCCTGTTCCCGCTGCAGCAGCAGCAGGAAATCGCCGACGGCCTGCGCGCCGGCGGCGCCGACGCGCGCTTCCTGCCGCTGGAGTCGCCGCAGGGCCACGATGCCTTCCTGGTCGACATCGGCCGATTCGGACCGGCGGTCGGCGGATTTCTCGCCGAGCTGCGGACCGGCGTAGAATCGCCGGCATGA
- a CDS encoding type 1 glutamine amidotransferase domain-containing protein, whose product MPLSRFLRSIPLLVLSACLGCVPDAHAAPGIVGPVVVDALSDTSAQRAGTLPTAAHADLRQPARGGQGRILFVVASSKVHGSSTLPASISFGEVVHAWDTFQAAGYAVDFVSPDGGDVPILDRYVGKDMEPRLKDERIMSGLRNTARPAQIDPTRYRAVYYVGGSNAIYGVPEHPVLQRIAVQVYERNGGVVSAVCHGTAGLVNLKLADGQYLLAGKRVTGYPEEHERQGEAYFKQFPFLMRKTVESRGGLFHALDGDKPYIEVDGRLVTGQNYASATQVAQAVVEILRRQAARPPVRGAKKA is encoded by the coding sequence ATGCCCCTATCCCGCTTCCTCCGATCGATCCCGCTGCTGGTCCTGTCGGCCTGCCTGGGCTGCGTTCCCGACGCCCACGCGGCCCCGGGCATCGTCGGTCCGGTCGTCGTCGACGCGCTGAGCGACACCTCCGCCCAACGCGCCGGCACGCTGCCCACGGCCGCGCACGCCGATCTCCGCCAGCCCGCCCGAGGCGGCCAGGGGCGGATCCTGTTCGTCGTCGCCAGCAGCAAGGTCCACGGCAGCTCGACCCTGCCGGCCAGCATCAGCTTCGGCGAAGTCGTGCATGCCTGGGACACGTTCCAAGCCGCGGGCTACGCGGTCGACTTCGTCTCCCCCGACGGCGGCGACGTGCCGATCCTCGACCGCTACGTCGGCAAGGACATGGAGCCGCGCCTGAAGGACGAGCGGATCATGAGCGGGCTGCGCAACACCGCCCGCCCGGCCCAGATCGACCCGACCCGCTACCGCGCGGTCTACTACGTCGGCGGCAGCAACGCCATCTACGGCGTGCCGGAGCACCCCGTGCTGCAACGGATCGCCGTGCAGGTCTACGAGCGCAACGGCGGCGTCGTCTCGGCCGTCTGCCACGGCACCGCCGGCCTGGTGAACCTCAAGCTCGCCGACGGCCAGTACCTGCTGGCGGGCAAGCGCGTCACCGGCTATCCCGAAGAGCACGAGCGGCAGGGCGAGGCCTACTTCAAGCAGTTCCCCTTCCTGATGCGCAAAACCGTCGAATCCCGCGGCGGCCTGTTCCATGCCCTGGACGGCGACAAGCCCTACATCGAAGTCGACGGCAGGCTGGTGACCGGCCAGAACTACGCCTCCGCCACCCAAGTCGCGCAAGCCGTGGTCGAGATCCTGCGCCGCCAAGCCGCCCGACCGCCGGTCCGCGGCGCCAAGAAAGCCTGA
- a CDS encoding DsbE family thiol:disulfide interchange protein, which translates to MNKSRWLPLAVFAALAVLLAAGVWLSRNPNREALPSPLIGKPAPAFSLPVLHEAGRLLSSEELRGAPYLLNVWGSWCPACRDEHPVLTRFAETKRVRVLGFNWKDEHADALRWLEQYGNPYWVVVTDYDGKSAIDWGIYGAPETFLVDARGIVRWKYVGPLNDKVIAEQLLPMLDEVEKTR; encoded by the coding sequence ATGAACAAGAGCCGCTGGCTGCCGCTGGCCGTCTTCGCCGCCCTCGCCGTGCTGCTCGCCGCGGGCGTGTGGCTGAGCCGCAACCCCAACCGCGAGGCCCTGCCTTCGCCGCTGATCGGCAAGCCGGCGCCGGCGTTTTCGTTGCCGGTGCTGCACGAAGCCGGGCGCCTGCTGTCGTCCGAGGAACTGCGCGGCGCGCCTTACCTGCTCAACGTCTGGGGCAGCTGGTGCCCGGCCTGCCGCGACGAGCATCCGGTGCTGACCCGTTTCGCCGAAACCAAGCGCGTGCGCGTGCTCGGTTTCAACTGGAAGGACGAACACGCCGACGCGCTGCGCTGGCTGGAGCAGTACGGCAATCCGTACTGGGTCGTGGTCACCGACTACGACGGCAAGTCGGCGATCGACTGGGGCATCTACGGCGCGCCGGAGACCTTCCTGGTCGACGCGCGCGGCATCGTGCGCTGGAAGTACGTCGGCCCGTTGAACGACAAGGTCATCGCCGAGCAGCTGCTGCCGATGCTGGACGAGGTCGAGAAGACGCGATGA
- a CDS encoding NRDE family protein, with protein MCLIALAWDHHPRYRLALIANRDEAHARPSAAAGPDPEAPEVYGGRDLLQGGSWLQVSARGRFAAVTNVRAGRNPEARPRSRGALVSEFVRGEADAESYLAALAPQAADYGRFNLLLWDGTQLRFASNHPEFQTAPVAPGVHAMSNGAFDAPWPKSGHATRALSAWLASPASQARAADSAGVAELLAALADTAPAPDAALPDTGVGLELERMLSPPFVLGEGYGTRCSTVVLVEDEAVVFVERRFGPNGVVAGDSAVRLPFSADRPA; from the coding sequence ATGTGCCTGATTGCCCTCGCCTGGGACCACCACCCGCGTTATCGCCTGGCCCTGATCGCCAACCGCGACGAAGCCCATGCCCGTCCCAGCGCCGCCGCCGGACCCGATCCGGAGGCGCCCGAGGTTTACGGCGGCCGCGACCTGCTCCAAGGCGGCAGTTGGCTGCAGGTCTCCGCGCGCGGACGCTTCGCCGCGGTCACCAACGTCCGCGCCGGGCGCAATCCCGAAGCGCGACCGCGCTCGCGCGGCGCCCTGGTCAGCGAGTTCGTGCGCGGCGAGGCCGATGCCGAGTCCTATCTCGCCGCGCTGGCGCCGCAGGCGGCCGATTACGGCCGCTTCAATCTGCTGCTATGGGACGGCACGCAGCTGCGCTTCGCCAGCAATCACCCCGAGTTCCAGACCGCGCCGGTCGCGCCGGGGGTGCACGCCATGTCCAACGGCGCCTTCGATGCGCCCTGGCCGAAGAGCGGCCATGCCACCCGCGCCTTGTCGGCCTGGTTGGCCTCGCCCGCCTCGCAGGCCCGCGCCGCCGACAGCGCCGGCGTCGCCGAACTGCTGGCCGCGCTGGCCGACACCGCGCCGGCGCCCGACGCGGCCCTGCCCGACACCGGCGTCGGCCTGGAACTGGAACGGATGCTGTCGCCGCCGTTCGTGCTCGGCGAGGGCTACGGCACCCGCTGCAGCACCGTGGTGCTGGTCGAAGACGAAGCGGTGGTGTTCGTCGAACGCCGTTTCGGGCCCAACGGCGTGGTGGCCGGCGACAGCGCGGTGCGCTTGCCGTTCAGCGCCGATCGCCCCGCGTAA
- a CDS encoding cytochrome c-type biogenesis protein — translation MATIALALGLALSAPLLAQPANDPAPLSFHSDAEERRFHALVAELRCVMCQNQSLADSNAQIAHDLRREVLDLMRQGQDDAQIKQFLVARYGEFVLYRPQVESKTWLLWFGPALVLLAGGFAVVRLARGRRAPGDRAPADARSDEEQEW, via the coding sequence CTGGCGACCATCGCCCTCGCTCTCGGCCTCGCGCTGAGCGCCCCGCTGCTCGCCCAGCCCGCCAACGACCCGGCGCCGCTGAGCTTCCACAGCGACGCCGAAGAACGCCGCTTCCACGCCCTGGTCGCCGAGCTGCGCTGCGTGATGTGCCAGAACCAGTCGCTGGCCGATTCCAATGCGCAGATCGCCCACGACCTGCGCCGCGAGGTGCTGGACCTGATGCGCCAAGGCCAGGACGACGCCCAGATCAAGCAGTTCCTGGTCGCGCGCTACGGCGAGTTCGTGCTGTACCGGCCGCAGGTCGAATCCAAGACCTGGCTGCTGTGGTTCGGTCCGGCGCTGGTGCTGCTGGCCGGCGGCTTCGCGGTCGTGCGCCTGGCGCGCGGCCGCCGCGCTCCGGGCGACCGTGCGCCCGCCGACGCACGCAGCGATGAGGAACAGGAATGGTGA
- a CDS encoding nuclear transport factor 2 family protein, whose amino-acid sequence MKLSIRSAVLASALLLPASALAQSSDRAAVDRAMQRMMQAFEAGDSNIAFEVLRRDGAVLGYSASRGQVVVRTTEEWAKGFPGKPADDEDQRHRSYEILDVTENSAVVKVKLDYPAWDGVDYLALSKIDGKWMIVSKSWSGRAKAK is encoded by the coding sequence ATGAAACTATCGATCCGATCCGCCGTTCTCGCCTCCGCCCTGCTCCTCCCCGCCTCCGCCCTCGCGCAAAGCAGCGACCGCGCCGCGGTCGACCGCGCCATGCAAAGAATGATGCAGGCCTTCGAAGCCGGCGACTCCAACATCGCCTTCGAAGTGCTGCGCCGGGACGGCGCGGTACTCGGCTACTCCGCCTCCAGAGGCCAGGTGGTCGTGCGCACCACGGAAGAATGGGCCAAGGGCTTCCCCGGCAAACCCGCCGACGACGAAGATCAGCGCCACCGCAGCTACGAAATCCTCGACGTCACCGAAAACTCGGCGGTGGTCAAAGTGAAGCTGGACTATCCGGCGTGGGACGGGGTGGACTATCTCGCACTGTCGAAGATCGACGGCAAGTGGATGATCGTCAGCAAGTCTTGGAGTGGGAGGGCTAAGGCGAAGTAA
- a CDS encoding DUF5329 domain-containing protein — protein sequence MNDGRDLRVSMDDPMQRRTAAPRRLRRAGWLLAGLLAGFGVQAAPSAQAEREIEQLIQTLGRSGCQFERNGSWHDAGQAQAHLRKKLAYLRKRGLADTPELFIERAATRSSLSGQPYRMRCGQAAPIGSAAWLQAQLVQLRKAGASTPPSR from the coding sequence ATGAACGACGGCAGGGACTTGCGAGTTTCGATGGACGATCCGATGCAGCGCCGCACCGCGGCACCCCGCCGCCTGCGCCGCGCCGGCTGGCTGCTGGCCGGCCTGTTGGCCGGCTTCGGCGTCCAGGCCGCGCCCAGCGCCCAGGCCGAACGCGAAATCGAGCAGCTGATCCAGACGCTAGGCCGTTCCGGCTGTCAGTTCGAGCGCAACGGCAGCTGGCACGACGCCGGCCAGGCCCAGGCGCACCTGCGCAAGAAGCTGGCCTATCTGCGCAAGCGCGGTCTGGCCGATACTCCGGAGCTGTTCATCGAACGCGCGGCCACCCGCAGCAGCCTCAGCGGCCAGCCTTACCGGATGCGCTGCGGCCAGGCGGCGCCGATCGGATCGGCGGCCTGGCTGCAGGCCCAGCTCGTTCAGCTACGCAAGGCCGGCGCCTCGACACCGCCGTCGCGGTGA
- a CDS encoding helix-turn-helix transcriptional regulator, with product MLSQHFLFFFSMLGAFNGLVAASFLWWRAKGAPTQRWLSLLILAVSMRAGKSVAFYFWPDIPRIVLQIGLTACFMIGPCLFFLLRSSQGDTPGPGRADRWHIAGLLTLAAAVNLFLPYDSHVELWRQLVTPGIIYSWLGYLLLATAQLYLHRARLSGTPAGPLLLGTVAAIWVIWIAYYTSGYTSYIVGALSFTFVLAFSVLVYLRLRSGQAPIEPYQDRRIPEPEAAVQLQSLAELMARERLHLDPGLTLPRLARRLGLPQTRLSQLLNDNNQTSFKQYLAQLRVTQAKALLRQTPPKPLDVVATEAGFQSMSTFHSTFKKLAGITPAAFRSAASDS from the coding sequence ATGCTGAGCCAACACTTCCTGTTCTTCTTCTCCATGCTCGGCGCCTTCAACGGCCTCGTCGCGGCTTCGTTCCTGTGGTGGCGGGCCAAGGGCGCCCCCACCCAGCGCTGGCTGTCGCTGCTGATCCTGGCGGTGAGCATGCGGGCGGGAAAATCCGTGGCCTTCTATTTCTGGCCGGACATCCCGCGGATCGTGCTGCAGATCGGCCTGACCGCCTGCTTCATGATCGGGCCGTGCCTGTTCTTCCTGCTGCGCTCCAGCCAGGGCGATACCCCCGGCCCCGGACGGGCGGACCGCTGGCACATCGCCGGCCTGCTGACCCTCGCCGCCGCGGTCAACCTGTTCCTGCCCTACGACAGCCACGTCGAGCTGTGGCGGCAACTCGTCACCCCGGGGATCATCTACTCGTGGCTGGGCTATCTCCTGCTCGCCACCGCGCAGTTGTACCTGCACCGCGCGCGGCTCTCGGGCACGCCGGCCGGCCCGCTGTTGCTGGGCACCGTGGCGGCCATCTGGGTCATCTGGATCGCCTACTACACCTCCGGCTACACCTCCTACATCGTCGGCGCGCTGTCCTTCACCTTCGTCCTGGCGTTCAGCGTGCTGGTCTATCTGCGCCTGCGGTCAGGCCAGGCCCCGATCGAGCCCTACCAGGACCGTCGCATCCCCGAGCCCGAGGCGGCCGTGCAACTGCAGTCCCTGGCCGAGTTGATGGCGCGCGAGCGCCTGCACCTGGACCCCGGACTGACCCTGCCCCGTCTCGCGCGCCGTCTCGGCCTGCCCCAGACCCGGCTGTCGCAGTTGTTGAACGACAACAACCAGACCTCGTTCAAGCAGTACCTGGCGCAACTGCGCGTGACCCAGGCCAAGGCGCTGCTGCGGCAGACGCCGCCCAAGCCGCTCGACGTCGTGGCGACCGAAGCGGGCTTCCAGTCGATGTCGACCTTCCACAGCACCTTCAAAAAGCTGGCCGGGATCACGCCCGCCGCGTTCCGGAGCGCCGCCAGCGACTCCTGA
- a CDS encoding tetratricopeptide repeat protein, with translation MSMFVAAAALLVVLGLGVTLYPLWRARPLLGAGLGLALGLATLAIYLAIGTPRALDAQQSKAPQNLADAIVQLEAELQRDPRQIEGWRLLGSAYTAEGQSAKARDAYARAVALAPDNPDLLAEAAEARALATRDRRFDEQAVSMLQHALKQQPMHQRARWFLGIAHRQAERPAEAAQTWEPLLGVVDAGTAASLLEQINGARQEAGLEPLPAPVAAAANAGLKIKVELAPTLAARVPAGASVFVIARQADGRPMPVAVEKLAATRFPVQVVLDDGDSPMPTAKLSQLEQVQVLARISATGNAMPQAGDLASPPVVVKVRGNADEIVLRIDRTVE, from the coding sequence ATGTCGATGTTCGTCGCCGCCGCGGCGCTGTTGGTGGTGCTCGGCCTGGGCGTCACCCTGTATCCGCTGTGGCGCGCGCGGCCGCTGCTCGGCGCCGGCCTCGGCCTGGCGCTGGGCCTGGCGACGCTGGCGATCTACCTGGCGATCGGCACTCCGCGCGCGCTGGACGCGCAGCAGAGCAAGGCGCCGCAGAACCTGGCCGACGCCATCGTCCAGCTCGAAGCCGAACTGCAACGCGATCCGCGCCAGATCGAAGGCTGGCGCCTGCTCGGCAGCGCCTACACCGCCGAAGGCCAGAGCGCCAAGGCGCGCGACGCCTACGCGCGCGCGGTCGCGCTGGCGCCGGACAATCCCGATCTGCTCGCCGAAGCCGCCGAAGCGCGCGCCCTGGCGACCCGCGACCGGCGCTTCGACGAGCAAGCGGTGAGCATGCTGCAGCACGCGCTCAAGCAGCAGCCGATGCATCAGCGCGCGCGCTGGTTCCTCGGCATCGCCCATCGCCAGGCCGAACGCCCGGCCGAAGCGGCGCAAACCTGGGAGCCGTTGCTCGGCGTGGTCGACGCCGGCACCGCCGCCAGCCTGCTGGAGCAGATCAACGGCGCGCGCCAGGAAGCCGGCCTGGAACCGCTGCCGGCGCCAGTCGCGGCTGCGGCCAACGCAGGGTTGAAGATCAAGGTCGAACTGGCGCCGACCCTGGCCGCGCGCGTGCCGGCCGGCGCCAGCGTGTTCGTGATCGCGCGCCAGGCCGACGGCCGGCCGATGCCGGTCGCGGTGGAAAAGCTGGCCGCCACCCGGTTCCCGGTGCAGGTCGTGCTCGACGACGGCGACAGCCCGATGCCGACCGCCAAGCTGTCCCAGCTCGAGCAGGTGCAGGTGCTGGCGCGGATCTCCGCCACCGGCAACGCCATGCCGCAGGCTGGCGACCTGGCTTCGCCGCCGGTCGTGGTCAAGGTGCGCGGCAACGCCGACGAGATCGTGTTGCGCATCGACCGCACCGTCGAGTGA